TCATGGTTAAAAGATACATTACAGAAAGATCTCTTGTACTGTTTACTGTTTCCCCCAGcagtaacatcttgcaaaactacagTACAGTATCACAACCAGATACTGATATTGACACAGTCAAGACACAAAACCAATCCCTCATTGTTTTACGGCATACCCAATTCCCTCCTGCTCCCCTCACCTCTTCAttaagccctggcaaccactaagtTGGTCCCcatctttataattttgtcatttcaataaCTTTATGTCAattaaatcatacaatatgtgatctttggAATTGTTTGTTTTCACCTAGGATAACTCCCTACAGATTCATCCTGCTGTAAACCTTTTAAGTGGTGATCAGGAAACAGAATTACAACTTAGTAAAATAAAGACCTTGGGTTCCCTGATGACTTACACTAAAGCAAAgggaacaagaaaatgaaatttcactGTGCTCTGTTGTCTACAAGTGTTCTCTATAAGGGTTTTCCTGCCACTGTAAAGACATGAAGGCATTCCCATGGTCAAATTGTTTTACCACAAAGAATGCTTTACACATTGGAATTATAAACCTAAAGGTTTGTGGCCATGAAGGTTCGTGAAACTTGTCTCCAAAAGACATGGCTAGTTAAGAGAGTTCAAAAATCATCCTGATTATTATTAATCACTTCAGATAGATATGAATTTACAATAAACTCCCTGAGTTTATTAAATCGGCTCTCTCACAcactacaaacaaaacaaaacaaaacaaaccaaccagcTCACTGGAATTGCTGTTGTTTGAAACATCAGCCCTCAGGTGGAGTTTAAACCACTGCCAAGAAGAAACACCTGTCTGTCAGCTCCAAAATCCTGAGAACCACAAGGTAATTTGTTTTTCAAGGTTTTCCTTCCACACATCTAGTATAGTTCGTAACCACTTCTAATAACCTGTCAAACTTGGCAACAGAATCTTATCACTGAATGACTATTCAAAAAGGAAAAGCTAAATCCTGACCAGATAATTGACTTTCTATTCcttggcatttttaaaaagagaaaccaaaTAGGCTCCTCTCACATTAGCAAGCCTATAACAAAAAGATCAAGCTACAAATAATGAATCGGTGTGACCTGATGCCAAGTTTAGAAAACAGAGGCCTAAAATTCATCCATCATTTAACCAGATCCTCAGCACTCTGTGTTAGTGATACAATATGTTAAGGAAATTAAAACTCCTTAGTAATCAGACATAAGATTTCTAGATGAAGCATATACTCTGTTTCTAACTGagataaagtgagagagagagagaaataggggaagggagggaggggaagagggaggaaaaggggaaggaaggacggaaagaaagaaggaaggaagggaggaagggaggaagggcggaagggagggaggaaacctCCAGACAGTTCCACCAAACGTTTGTATAGGTTAAtaaactatgaagaaaaataacaaacatttaagtaaaaacaaaacaaaaaaaaccacaaacaaaccaGCAAGTGAACTTGGAACACCTTGAACCACCACTCCTTTTCCTGCTTGGAGAGGAGTCCTAAGGCTAATACCTATGGTCCCACTTAGACACTGGAGGTTAACCAGGGTAACAGACCACACTCCTTACTCCCTGGTATTGGCTCACTGACACAGGTGTGTCTGGACAGTCCAAGAGAAAACTGGAGGGCAAGGACCCATTCATTCCTGTGTGCCCCGCAGTGCTAGGGTCTGCACGACATGCTGCGCAAAGCAGGCACTTAACAAGACATGCTGAATGTtgataaaacaatatatatgtatttagggAGAGATCTACAAATTCCAGAATGGTACAGGCAAGTTTTCTAACTCCTAAACATCCCAGAGGAAGAATACATAGCCCAGCGGCACTCTGGGTCCAAAAGCTTGTCTGTGCCCTTTAAATAACCAATCCATagctcagtcttctcatctgaaCAATGAAGATAATAAGAGCACCTAACTCATAGGGTTTGAAAAGGATTAAGAAGTTGGTATAGGTAAAGTCCTTAGATCGATGCCTGGAATACTACACACTACAGAAGGATGAGCCACTGTTGCTGAAAAAGGCtactaaaataaaagtaaagccgACACAGTACCACCAAAGAAGCCGAAGcttaaaagaaattattctagAAAAGCTAAgatcagaggttggcaaactttttctgtaaagggccagaaacTACTGTAAACATTGTGGCTTATCAAGCCAAGAGGCAATATCCCCAAACCTTAGAGCAATTATTCTCCCTGAAACGCTTAATATGGGTTTTTTGTTTacgttttacattttaaaatttgagaaccattcTTAGTATGTGGGTCCAAACAAAAGCAGGCTGGATTTGGAGCCAGAGCCACAGTTTGCCGACCCCCGGGTAAGATTATAATGATGATAACCCAAGTCAAGTTGACTGAAAAACGTGCTGCCCCCAAACTTCTAAAATCCAGACAGGCCTGGCCGGCGCGGTGGGGAATCGGGGCAGGACCCCGAGTAGGGCCTCAAGAGCCGGCCAGGATCTCGCGGCTCTCCAGGGCCGCCGAGCCTCCGCCACACTTACTCCCAGCAGCGGCCCGCGGCCGATCACCGTCTCCCCCGGCGCCAGGGCCACCCGGGGGCCGCCGTCCAGCGGCTGCAGCTCGAAGGCCCGGGACATGGCGGCGAGGATTAGACCCCTTCCCGAGGAGCCGGACACCGCAGCCGTTTCCGCCTTCCATGGACAGGCGCGGGGCCTACGCAGGCCCCCGGAAAACACAGGGGGAGGTGGAGCAAAGACTGCCCCTGAGTGTGACCAGGCAGCGCGGAGCTGGGGCCCCAGCGCGGGTACAGAGTCCCGCCCCACCACTCAGACCAGTGACAAACTCTGGGATTTATCCCTTCACGCCGCCTCCAAACTATTGTTTAAAAGCCCCGGTTAAGCCCACCGCCCCCCAGCCCTTCTCACCGCCCACCTGTCTCGGAGGACACCGGTCCTTGTAGTCCGTggcgcctccacttctcctcgcTTGCCGAGCTGAGACGCCCTGGGAAAACTCCCAATCCCAAGAGGCAATGCGCGCTCCGCTCTGCGCCTGTGCGAAATACTAGTCAACAAGGCGGGGCTAGAGTGGGCTGGATGTCAAGCACTTGAAAGGGAAGGATTCGAAATCCGGAAGATTTAAATCGTTGAAGGAGAGGTCGCTACGGCCCAGTAGGTAGGAGGGTCTTCGCTTCCGGCTGACTTTGGGCGGGTGTGCTCGGGGGCGCGGCCCTGCGCTAGCACAAGCGTCCGCTTAGCCGGCCGGAGCTGCGGTGACATTTGGTGCTGTCGGTTGTTGTCGTTGTTTACTTGTCAGGGCCCCGTGTGGTTTGGACTCCTGCAAATGCAGTCTGGGCCGGACACGCCAGGAGGGTGGCTCAGAAAAGACGTGGAGTCATTCCTTCCGACCTGCGGAGTCCGCAGGGGATGAGGGCTCCCCGAGAGCCGGGCGTCTGCGCTGCCTTCCGATCCCTCCCTCCGTGTGACACCCGAAAGAGGGGCGATCTCTCACCTAACTAGAGAGGTAATTCAGCAAAGTTTGGTTCAGAgagaaaaaggggcagaagaggATAGGTTTCTAGGCATCCAGGCAAAACTggacttaaaagaagaaaaatgcctaGTGGGATTTTAGGAACCTCACCAAGGCACCCCCATCTGTTAAATTCAAAAGCTTTCATCTGCCTCCTGTGGTATAACTAAAGGCAGGACGCATTTTATCCCCAGTGAGATCTTGGGAGAAGTAACAAATGTGCATTTAAATGCACAGTAACTTTTTCCTAATTAGTTTGGCTCTGGTTTGTATGGAtggggcaggagggtggggtgACAAAAACTTGACTCATGAACTTGTTTTTACCAGTTTGCTTTCTTACGTACCCAGACTCTCAAGAGGAAGTCCTCTGCTGAATTCAGACATTAAAATCCTAACCACCAGAGCTAATTTGGATCGTAAACCACCAAATGAATGGGAGCGTCTGTGGTCTTGGCAAGTACAGAAACATATAGGTGAGTAGCACATCTGGAAAGGGGAATATGTCATTAGCTGAACTAGAAGAAGTATCTAGCTGTATCTGAAACTCCTCCTGTGATGCCACCCCTCATTATAAAAGGAAGTACAAAATGGAATAAACTGATTTTAAGTAAATATGAACTGTCTTTATATGCCAATATAGCTCCATGCTTTCAACTGATTTCAGAAGCCTACACCATGCACCTTAGGTAAATTAGCTGAAACTGGACTTCAAATTTTTAGTCATGTGCCATACTTCGATGAGTTATAAACATTGTTTATAGTTGTTAGTCACTGTTGCTTGATGGCCTCAGTGACGGTTATCTTAAGTCATAATTGACTATGCATGTAGTGTAGCTTCAAAAAGCCAtttcgaggggcttccctggtggcgcagtggttgagaatctgcctgccaatgcaggggacacaggttcgagccctggcctgggaagatcccacatgccgcggagcggctgggcccgtgagccacaactactgagcctgcgcgtctggagcctgtgctccgcagcaagagaggccgcgacagtgagaggcccgcgccccacgatgaagagtggcccccgctcgccgcaactagataaagccctcgcacagaaacgaagacccaacacggccaaaaataaataaataaaatccatttcTAAAACACTACTCTTATTGAATATTTGAAATTGTCAGTATAACCCAGACCTCAACTTCTTGTCAATTTCAGATAGTATTTGTGTCAAATGTGAGCACCTACCCATTAGATGTAAGTAGATAAACAATTCTTATATAAACTACTAAAAGTTGATCAGGTTTATGATTAAGTCACAAACTGTAGATGAAGAATTTAATGACAAGGCATTGCTTCCCACAGACAAATATTAATGAGTTAAATAGAATCGCAtacttttcaaaagtattttcaatCAGTACTTGGAATCGAATGTGTTCTCACAATATTAGTTTCTActgctaaaaataaattatagtctGACTGTGAAGAATCACTTCTCTTTTTTAAGATAATGTTCTttgggagtaaaaaaaaaaaaccccaaatatttagaaacaaaccCATTTAccaaaaatatctaaaaagaagaaaggaagtaacGTGTTGGGTGCCTCCCACATGCAACTCAGATGTGGGGCTAGATGTTTTACACATTATCCCTGTTCATGCTTAGAAGAACACACCCCAGAGAAGCATcattggccccattttacagactgagAAGCTCAAGTCAAGAAAGTTAAAGTTCATTAAATCATACCCAGAAAGTATCTGGCTCAGAGTAGGATCTATAGTCTGATCTAAAGGGAGTgagtatttttaacttttgcctTTTAGCTTACTTATGAGGATAATTCACTAAAACATCAAGCTATGAAGAAAAACTCCAAGAGGAACCACAGTTCAAGGGTTTCTGACCTAGAATTGAACTCTGCAGAtgctgagaaggaaaaaaaagagcgtCAAAATAACTTTGTTGAACTGCTGCCTCCagaagttacttttaaaattttcagtcagCTGGACATCTGGAGTTTGTGCAGGGCTTCGGTGACATGCAGGAGCTGGAATCACACAATAAGACACAGCGATGCCTTGTGGAAACCTCATTGCCTGACTGTGAGAGCTGTATGTCAAAGAGAGATAGATGATGATCTAGAGAGTGGTTATCCCTGGAGGGTAAGTTTAACCTATGGAGTCTGCAGTGTTCTTGACAATATGGTGGTCAGTTTGAGCCCAAGCCTACCTTCTGCTTCGAAGAGGGAGGATTTCATATACAGAATGACATACAGAGTGTGTTGGCTTTGGGAGTTAAAGTtgaattttattgttcttttcctgCAAACCACACTATCTCCCATCCATCCTTTTACATTTTGGGGGCATTTACCTCTGTTAAGCACAATAGCTACTTCATTTCACTCTACCTTATCCAAAACCCCCGGCAGACTCTGTGACTCACTCtgttctgtacacacacacacttattagTATATGTGTATATCGATGTAAATACTCTTTTCAGCCCTCTCAATCAGCTTCTCTAGTTGCAAACAAACTCACTCACCAACCACTGACTACCTTCTTTAACAATGGTGGTTTATCTCTTTCAGGTAATACTACTGAGGAATTACCAGAAGAGTAAAGTGAAACATGAATGGCTAAGTGGCAGATATAGCAACATATGTTCTCCTATCAGCCTACCAGAAAAAATCATGTACCCAATGGATGCAGACACATGGGGGGAAATTCTAGAAGCAGAACTGGAAAGATAAGcagaaaaatcacacacagatCTCCTAACTTTGAGAGTTTAAAACTAAAATGACTCTTAGTTTATACAAGGTATATCTTTAGccgtccatttttttgtttgccttttaactatttaacattgaaaagaaaactaagtagaaaatattataaaaataaagctttgATTTCATTTTGCACTTGAGCTAAAAATACGTTTCTGGTCTTATTGTAATGTGGAAAAATCATGAAATGCTATTTATGTAAAAATGCTATACTGATAGAGTGATTTCAGAATGtattgtttcatgtatttgtgtTAGTCTGTTGCAGTACTTTAATGATCAGGGAGTTTGATTGGTATTTTCTGCTTAATGATAATTTGAAAATTCAGGAAACCATTTGAAGAAACTGACTTAGAGATTTATTAATTAGTAGACATAACTAGGCTCATGAGGAGACTCCCTAAATGAAATTAATAGCAATATgtttaaatgtataataaatttgtatttcaataactttaaaatttccatttcagtgGAATCAGACTGAATTGtcaaacactgaaaccattttgTGTTAAACTTGtggtttaatttaaaatgaatctgACCAGAGGGCTAAAATTTATGAAATGAAGATTCCCGTTACTTGCCTACAAATCTAGAATTGCTCTCAGGGACTGAAAATATATGGAAAGTTTTCAGCACACATAACGGCCATCAGAACCTCCACACTATTTTTCTTGGTGAAACTTACCTTCTTTCTGACAGCCTTATAGCACCATCTAGTGTACTCCTTGTAGATAACCAAGACAAAGGACcagctcctttctgttttctccacattgaagagaaagaaaaatattattttcaagaaaCCTGTATACTTTGTTGAAGTTTAGAGCTTTATAggagtttttaacttttattctctttttcttaaaagtagATGATATAATATTCATTATTCCAGATTCTTCATTCTGAATCTGTGATCAGCACCATAGGTAAAGTGTCTACAAAACGTTTCAGTTAGCAATGGGATTTTCTTCTTAATTGGTGCTCTATACCATGAAAAAATGAGCCCAGGAAATCGGTATTTCACGAATAGGCAAATATCAGGAAGATGCCCCACTCTATACAAATTCCCTTTGTTGGATCAAGTAGATGATGATTGATTGTCTCCTACTGTCTTCTTGGGGTTGGAAGGGGCCTTGAAGATCAGGCAGTCCAGTCCCTAGGATTATTCAGTCATCCCTGCTATAGGAATGTTCTTCTTCTCATCCACCATTAATTCTTTTCTTGGCAAATTCTTTCATAAAATATATCATCCTGACCTGGAAACCATCTCAAATTTCTACCATTCTGGATTAAGTGACCCTCTTAAGGTTCCCATAGTTCTTTGCACATACCATTCTCAAAGCTGCATACTACATTAAATTGTCTGTTTTATTTGTCTATCTCCCCTTTTAGGCTGTGAGCTTCGTAATAGCAgggtccatttatttatttttgtgttcccaaacctggaacatagtaggtactccataaagatttgttaaattatttctatattatttattttaatcctaCCCAGAATGTAAGATAAAACTAATTTAACATATTGTTAGTGGATAAGATTGTATTGAAATGCAATGTACATCCCATAAGATATATGGGATGCTTAATATTAATGCTAATATATGAAGAATTATTCTTCTCAAAAGCTGtaagagaaaaataggaaaagttgaaatatttttttaattctttgaataaACACTTGCAAATAAATTTCACCCAAaagtttcacttatttttaattattgggTCACCCCAATCAGTCTTAAGTATTATTTTCTTATATGAATACTCtttagtttggtttttgttttagtatTATACCACTAAAATAATTCTCTGTATAATAAGTTATAAACTATGATCACAGTCTACACTGAAAGGAAAGTTTTGGAACTTAATGACAAATTTACAGAATGGGCTTAGAATGAATTGTATACATTTATCAGACCAAGCCATGAACATCTGAGGACATGTGTGGGTGGAGTAGAACGAAAGGAAGGAGTGCTTTCACTCAGAGATAAATAACATGTTACATACACAGAGTTTGTAAAAAGAGGCAAGGTTATTGGGGATAGAGGATTAAAGAATTTCCAATGTTGTATAATGTTTGATCAGCTCAAGACctagtttctttgtttgtttgtttgtttttagaaatcTTTCCTTAGTTGCTTCTAGTTTATAACCCAATCTTAAACCAGGATAATCATTAATAAAATCTATGGGAATATAAACTTTAGACCTTAGAATAGTCATGTATAGAAGCCGAATTTGAAAAATATACCCCTAACCACTTTAATTTCATCTTTGCTTTGACTTTACATGATATCTTCTCTCCAAAACTTCCAGTGCCCtaataatatcaacaaaaataAGATGAGTAGTAACACTAGGAAATGGCTTGGGAAGAATATATAAGATGGAAGatcacacatttttatttaaagtagAGTTGAAAGAACTGAACCATCAAATGGATGAAATTAGGTCAACAATGGACAAAGTTGAttaattacaatagccaacatttattgaatgtgtaCTCTGCCCCAAGCATTGTGCTTATGTTGGGGGGTACTCTAACTCAATATCCATTTTATGCATGAGGGAACTGAAAATATCTGTCTAGTTCAGCCCCACTCCTCAGCAcctataaaagtaatacatagtaggtgctcattaaatttttattttgaacaaattaaAAACTAGTCTGAGAACAAGTAACTCAAATGAAAGAGCCAAGAATGTtccttcaactttttattttgaaaaatttcaaacccaCAGAAAAGCAATAATACATGACAAAAAACTCTCAcatgggaggagcttcaagatggtggaagagtaagatgcagagttcaccttcctccccacagatacatcaaaagaCTCTTACATGTATATCTTCACCTAGATATACCAGTTGTTAATGtttccacatttattttattatttatttttgctgaaacatttgaaaataagttgcagacatgatacttcactcctaaatacttcagcatgcatcTCCTAAGAATAAATACAGTCTCCTAAGTACAATTTCATTAGCAcatctattttttatattaattcaaTAATATCATCTAATTTACAATCCCTATTTAAATTTACCCAATGGTTCCAAAAATatcttttatagatttttttccccaattcaaGATCCAGAGAAAGTTTACATATGCATATCATTTTTTATGTTCCTTTCATCTCTTTTAACCAGAAGCATCTCCCTgccctttgattttgttttttcaggaTATTGACttatttgggggcggggggggggtggttaaGAATTCAGGCTGGTTATCTTATAGAATGTTCTGTAATTGATTTGTCTTATTGTCCCTTCATGATCTGATTCAGTTAAAACACATTCAGCAATTAGACTACATAGGTGATGTAATATACTTCTTATTGTACTACATTAAGAAGCACAAAATGTCTGATCACTTTACAATGTGAGAGGGTAATCTGACCATTTGCTTGAGGTGATAATCACCAAATCTCTCTATTTAAAGGGTTATTTTTTCCCTGGAgctaagatttcttttttcagcAACTCGTTTCTAGATTATTCCCCCATGGCTGCCCTATGCtaaatactttataatttcatCTTCACAATTAATTAGACTTTTAAAGAGCATAGGAAATCATCACCAAGTTCTTTGCCAGGTaatctaaaacataaatataaaaagaaaatgaaaacctactatttaaaaacaaatctctttGATTTCAGAGACCAAGCTTTTAACCACTAGAGTAAAGTGTCTTTTATAAATTCAGCACTTTGTTCTTATGTTGAGACAACATAACAGACTAAGACTAACATGAAACATTTCCCGTTACAAGTATAAAGAGAATCTATgggaaattaatattaaatatatagaacTTACATTTCTACTAATGGCAGAACAGATAATTCTGACAAGATATCCAGGACAACTCGAAaacctggtggggggggggaattaAATCTCTTTGAAGGCATCCCAGAGCTAATAAGATAGAAAAGAAATATTGGACCAGTCtctggggaaagaaagagaaccaAAGAGGTAAGTCAATAATTGAGGTTAATCTTGCCATgaagcatttgccaatttctgcaGGAGCAGCTGAGAGATTAAATAGATTTTGAAAGCCTGCAAGGCTACGAGGACAATGAGCAGAATCTAGGATTCACTAAGAGAAAGGGAACCAGTAACCCTTCTCCTTAGTAATCTACCTTCTTGTGGTTTGGGACCCAGAAGGACAGCATCCTAGGAATGGAAATGACTTGGAAGTACATAGTACCTCACAGGAAAACCATGCACCTTCAAAACATCTCAACCTCTGAAACTAGAATGAGAGGATCCCAGAAGAATAATgccctagggaaaaaaaaaaaagtcctccctGGAGAAACATATCAACATTTTAGGCTTTATATTATCTCtacaagcattttaaaaaatcagtgtccgatgtgcatacacacacacacacacacatatgaggAGACATTATAATgaataaaatcaaagagaaaaacacgATGGAAAAGACCCACAGTTGGAATTATCAGATGCAGTCTCCAAAATAACAAAGCTTGAGGTAACCAATGACATAAAAAGCAAGTTGAGAATTTCACCAGAGaagtaaaaatcataaaaagagCCAAATGGGAATTATACaagtaaaagtaaaatgacaTGCTAAGAAAGCAATAGATGGATTTAACAGTAGATTAAGCACAGTTAAGAGAGGAGAAAGTATTAATGAATCTGAAGataagtacaaagaaaatatccaaaatgaggcaaagagaaaaaaatgatgaaacatacagaaaagaGAATAGTGGAAAAACATTTATAATGAAATGAGAAGCTCTATACATGTGTAATTAGAGTTCAAAAAGGCAAGGAGAGATAGAATGAGGTAGAAGCAATTTTGAAGCAATGACAGCTAAGAACTTCCCCCAATTTTTGAAAGACCTTAAGTCACAGATTCAAGAAGTCATACAGTCTGCAAgcatattgaataaaatatataccCCCTCTTAAGCTAAATATGCtgaaaagtaaagacaaagagaaaaatgaaagcagtcAAAGAAAAAGGACAAACTACAATTGGATAAACAATAATTGAATGATTTCTTCTTAACAAGAACAAAAGGTTGTTATCTTCAAAAAgctttccaaagaagaaaagtaTCAAGTGAGAATTCCATACCCAGAGGAAATACttttcaagaagaaaagtgaAGCAAAGACATgctcaggaaaacaaaaactggTAGAGTTATTCATGAATGGACTTGAACTAAAGTAtatattgaaaagataaaaagaatatgTTCCCAGATTTAATCTGGTTGGAATACAGGAACGAATAGAAAGCAAGAAAAGTGGTAAATATGTGGACCAATCTCAATGAATGCCAAgtataaggaaataataaaacctGCAATGGAAAGACAAAGATAttagactggatttttttttaactgtgttaCCAAACTGAACTTGGATCTGCTTGCCTGATGCACAGCAAAGCCAatttactgacaccaggttgtggtgaaagaaaatacagcatttatttcaggtgccaagcaaggagtatAGGCAGCTCATGTTCAAAAGACCCagactccctgatg
This DNA window, taken from Kogia breviceps isolate mKogBre1 chromosome 11, mKogBre1 haplotype 1, whole genome shotgun sequence, encodes the following:
- the FBXO48 gene encoding F-box only protein 48 is translated as MKKNSKRNHSSRVSDLELNSADAEKEKKERQNNFVELLPPEVTFKIFSQLDIWSLCRASVTCRSWNHTIRHSDALWKPHCLTVRAVCQREIDDDLESGYPWRVILLRNYQKSKVKHEWLSGRYSNICSPISLPEKIMYPMDADTWGEILEAELER